Below is a window of Ctenopharyngodon idella isolate HZGC_01 chromosome 7, HZGC01, whole genome shotgun sequence DNA.
aaaccaCACAAAGTAAACACGATAATTCATACAAACGGATTCAGAGGTTAAATATTTTctagaaaatgttttgtttgtgttcatctgaagaaagaaagtcatatacatctgggaaagcatgagggtgtgtaaatgacaCTGAACAATAACATCAAATAATAGAAGGATAGAACCAATATAAAGTTGGTTTGACGTTGGACGTTCGACATTCGTAAGAGATTCAGCTACGAAAACACTTCAATAGATCAATAACGATTCAGTATAAGAACAAAAAACAAGTTTTGTTcgaattgttttaaaatgtagaagAGAACACACAATGTAGTTTATGTGTTTAATCCGCTTTGCTGTATTAGAAACCTATACATTTTGTGATGTAAAATAGCAGATAGGGACCGTCTACAAAGCACAAAACGAAGAGGAAAAATGCTCAATTTTTCCATCCATATGCTTTACTCTTGAAAAAAGCCAATTAAACTGTGCACACAAAGCTttgaaacatacacacacactcacgtggaaaaaaacactgtaaatgttACATATTGGAAAGAATAAAAGTAGTGGTAATAGTAATGTTATTAAGAAAAATAAGTTTTACActgagtaaaaatatatttcaatccCAAATTCATATAATGTGATCTATTAAAAAAACTGCTTTCAGTTGGTTTTACTATCATAAGTGATGCAAAAACAATGCTATTGAGATTCAGATGTGATAATAAATttgtataaaatacatatagacgattttttttttaaatatagaggCTGTGTGTTGTTGCTGGCTCCTAGAAGAGCAGTTTAAGGTTGGTTTTATTCACAGAACTGTAGCACAAGGTGCTATTGATATtcaaagaaagacataaactcATTGAAAATAAACAAGTGTTCTAACTAAACTTTAAATGCTGTGTGTTGTTACTGATTCCTAGAAGAACAATTTAAGGCTGGTTTCATTCAAAAAACAATAGCATAACATGTGTTATTGAAAGCAACAATTACGAAAAATCATGCAAAGCCTCCTAAAGACTGAGCGGTATTACTGCCCCCTAAAGGAACATGTTGCAGTTGTTTTGACTGAGTTTGAtattcaaaatttaaataaatttatttaaaaatcatacagtGTTCAATCTCAACTTCACAGGGTGTGTCTTGTTACTTGGACCAAAAAGAACATTtctattcatatatttatgtgATTTGTAATTCAGGATAAATGCTATTGAATTAAATTCAAGCATGTTGataaattcattttaaccaaaattaACAAAGCTTATTAGCTATTTAAAACATGCTATAATCCAACAACGGCAAACAGGCTTTCCAAATAATCTAAATCAACATTTACATAGTATAAttgtagtaaaaatatatctctTACATGTGTCCCGCAAACTCACATCTATGTCCTGTGACAGAGCAATAACCAGGTGTTCATCTTGCTGCAATTGTTAGGTAAAAGAGCTATTTACCTCATCCCAAACATAGTTTATTTGTTAGtgtaatttaatgatttttaaatgttaaataacatttttattattgtacaatcaattaattttaGATGTAACCACATGAAGCacattatttaggttaccatatttgcagtgtgtttgtgtgtgaacatatatatttaagggcacctattatgcccatttctacaagatgtaatttaagtctcttgtgtccccagaatatgtctgtgaagttGACTACAGTCAACAACAGGCATGTGCCTTTATATCCAAATGAGCTgctttgccccgccccctccccacaatcacagttcctgccttaatcggatactctgccaaatactatcaagacatctgcttggttttaaTTATCATCTGTATCGCGATCACTCTCACGAATAGCATAGTTcttctttcatcattaaagtttattatgtCGACGCGTTTTAAAGCTGTAATGGatcgttttctgagcgcacttatctgaagcacgtgcacacacacagctggcTGTCATACGTCAAGTCtcgtgataataataataataaatagaacaagatccacaaatatatgccaggaatttcacaaaaatgagttaaattcacaaataaataaaacgagATTTGCCAATAAAAACATTCactaatatgtttttatgtcacaagcacAATTCTGCCTGGCATTCATTTATGAATCaccacactcttaaaaatgatGTGTTaaaaatttacacaaaatatgtGTTAAACAATTCGTAACACATTTTGTGTTACTACAGACACATTGTGTGTAAATATTGTGCTTAACTGATTGTGTTAAACACATTTAAGcagtacatataaataaaatggtttttttttttttttttttttgcttatatcGATATCTACTGTATTTATGTAGTTTATCATGTTGCCAACATAAAATAAGAATTTGGGCGCGCGGGGTGAAAATACTGGTGCGCCTGCGCAGTGACATTCTTTTTCAACTGTCGCTCCGTCAGCCATGTCAGATAATGCGGCTTTCTGCCTCAGGTGagtgaaaataattaaaatacttcTATAATAGTAACTTTTTTCCCCATCTTGCTTAAGATTGTTTTGTGTTAGCTGTCCAAGAagttgttgttgtattttttattatgttgtcTCCATGTTTCGTACCCCAATTCAAATACACGGCTCGCCTGTTAACTAAATGTCGTCTATAGGCCCGCTAGCTAACGTTAGTGCATTTTGCGCGGCTTTTGTAAAGCTGTGTTTGGCAGAATtgttaataatacatattaagTGAAAGACATATTTGCATTGAACGTTGAGTATGAACTCATTTACACTTTACAATTACTATGGAATGTTACttgggtaaatttggttttatattcgcacattcggacttccgcataggctacaataactttttacactacattggacattcagtggacgttcgcaagtaagtatgccattaaaataatacttgcccattttgatcgattgtgaaaaatgttgtagggttacaatcgttggttgtaaatatcatgtcgctgttcagaatttgcaaacattaactttattgcacattattagaacgttcttaaacgcagaagtccgaatgtgcgaatataaaaccaaatttacccaaGTTGGAACGTTTCATATTCAACAACGCAAACACCGTAATCTACCTTGCGCGCCATTTTGTGCTACGTTGCCTGACGAGTCACtgactatttaaaatgtacatttttattgttacacACTTAGTTTTCTCATTGTGCGGTGTATATatggatacttttttttttcttttatttagatGATGGATGTCGAGGAACAAATTACAGTTACTTTAACAATTTTACACAGAGTGCTTGCAACTGTCTTCATAGACGGAAAGGAAATATGGAGAAAACTATTCACAGTTGGAAGTGTCGGAGAACTGATAGCCTCAGCCAAAACTGAGCTGTCTCAACAAGTATCTCTTGATCGAATACTGAGATTTGACACAGATTTTCAAGAATTCATTGACACTGATGTGAATGCAGGAGTGCGGGAGCTTGACAAATTTCAAATACATTATATTGCAAGCAACACCCAGGATTTATTAGAAGGAAGTGTTCAACCATTACAGGTAAACCATTAACGTTAATGTATTTCACTCTCTATATTACTAGTGGTCaaagtaaacatttaaataaataaaatgtttttgtcagtAGTGTCATTTAACAGATGTCATTTAACAGTAGACTTAGTGTCATTTAACAGATGTAACTCGGACTGGCACCACAACTAGATTGCTAACACTGCTTGAAGAAAAAGCCCCTACAATCCTGAGAGAACACGAAGAGACAAAGACACTTTCTATTTCCTCTAGAAAGTTTCTTGTTAAAGTTGCTGTCAGTGACCTCGTTGAGAAACATGGATTGTGAGTATATGTGGTTGTTTATAAGATGTAAGgtgtatttgtttaaattaaattaaatttaaatgacattgtatttaaataagttaaacatttaataaaacagtTATAAATAGAACAGTAATAAGGTTAATTCAATAAATAACTTTAACAGTCTAAAGTATAACtttaagtgttatatatatgtgtcatatatttttatgtttgtcaATGTTTGTGTTAGAGACAATTCTgcaacttttatttaattttttttttttttcagctatcCATCTGGTACAGAAAAGCTGGCACTAGATAAGGAGATTGTGTCATTGTTCCCCTCGTTAAGGATTCAAGTGCCCTTTGGTGAAAATGAGGGACATGTAAggatgtttttacattataaaataaattacttagCAATGTGAATATAAACTGCTCAAGTATATTTGACTCCAACTTAATTCTATTTTTGCATTACTCATGTCAGGAGCATTTTTTTGATGGGCCATCACACAGTGGCTTTATAGAAATGAGACTGCGGAGCATCAGACAGAAGCTTCAACAGAACGAACGGATGTACAGTTTAAAACGTCGTCATTGTACACTGCAACCTTCTTTGCCCAGTCAAGATGAAACTGTGCCTAGTGAGTGGTTGACCCTGATAAAAAGCATGCGACCGTCACCAGAGAATTCATCATCAATAAAGAGTGCAGTTGAACAAACCTTCAGTTACCGAAGGAGATGGATAACAACACAATCCCTAACTGTTGCTGAAATCTTCAAGGAATATCCCAAATTTCTTGACATGCCCACCTTGGTAATAGACATGCTCAACTAAGAGAGAACTTTACACAAACttatatttcataattgtaatattaatatttctttgtttctgtttttttgcattgaagaTGGACATTGAATTTTCCAAACTCACAGATGGCAAAGAAGACTTTTTTATCCGGAAATGGGAAGGGAGCATAATTCCAAAGCTCAAGGAAATAGCATCCTTGGAGAAGAAAAATGACATACAACACTTGCTGGAGAAAGCCGACAATCAGCAAGATGGTATGATTTTCTGCCTCAATGTCTGTTGCATGTGCACACATTTCTAAACCTAGTTTAAATGAGAaaactaaatgtgaattttaatgttcaattcatgattaaataaattttgttttaaattcttCTTTTGCATGTGACCTACATCTTCGCTTCATCAAGATGAGCTGTGCTACACTATGTTGAAGATCCTCATTCATCTTCTTCCACCCACGGCATCTGGGAGAAGTGTTGCTGGCAGTAAATGCTGTGTGAACTCTGCAGTCTCATACCTGTTAGAGCAAGTGCcggtatgctttttttttttactgtgttaGTTTGTGATAAACAACATTGTTTCTCATGCAGCAACATTTTCTGATGCttttcattgtttcattttttgtgtAGGCTGGTACCAATGTGACCTCCTTGCTCAGTGAATCCATGAAAGGGTCCCTGAAGTCAGCTCAGCCGCAGTTGGTTTCCATCGGTTCTCTAGAACGTGAAGCACAGTACGTAATTGTGGCAAAGAATGATTCTTTTGCCCTTCCACTTGATGTTGAAAGCCTGACCTGTGCTGTAGACAGACTTTTCAAATTCTTCTGGCTGTGCAATCTTCAGTATCCATGCCAACTGACAAATTGCTTGACAAACTTAAGACAGACTCTCACTTATACCAGTTCAGTTCATGTGGCTAATACTATCAGTTTTTTTGTGGACAACATACAGGACAGGATACGTTCTGACTTTAAAAGCAGATGAAAGGGGAGAACCATTATTTGGTGAAGTTATACATATTATTCCCCAAAGCGAAAGAGAATGTGCACTTATGTTCCTGAGAGTTTTAAGAgttaaatattttgatgaaCACCTTTTTTCCTTCAATGTCATCAGAACCAAAGATTTTGACATGGCAAAGATGCCTGGTGACTTAATAGATTACAGACctttaaatattgtataattttGTGATCAGCAGTATGTAACTCCTAAATACAAAATTTTGTTTAAACATGTTGGTGGTTGAAACTGTTGAACACATTGTGTTTTGACCAGATTTGACAATGAATTGTTTTGTTAACATGATCACCTATAGGTGAATGCATAAACAGTAATTGTGTAATGGTTATTTCTTTGAATACAGTTTTTAggttaattaaatgtatttttttctgtatgaaaatgaaatgttggTACACTTGAGAATAAGTTCAGAAAATGTGGTACTTTATATGTTGGAAACTGTTTCATacatatttgatgttttatttgACTGCTTAACAGATATGagttttataatatttgatgaatgttttttataatgtatGATGTGTTGAAATGCTTATTTCACAAGTTTATAGTCAGTAACATTTGAGTGCATTAATTCCATgttaaaaaggaaaacaaataaacagtatGTGAGCAGTGTCTAATTGTTTCCTGTGAGATTTCATAATTAATGTACACAAATTGTTAATTGATCTaacatttgtaataaattttatattaacatatattaaacaatttctAAGTAACACACAGTTGTgttaaatacatacaaaaaaacacatcaatGTGTTTACTTAAGCTGCACATTTATGTGTTACATGTTATAACACGTTTTGTGTGTTGAATTTAACTCAACATGTGTTGTCCCTGAGCACACTCAGAACATGTGTTAAAAATAACACATGTTGTGTTGTTTTCAACACATTTGTTTTAAGAGTGCACCTGTACATTTGTGAATCGGTTTCTGCACATTTGTGGATCTCTGCATGCATTTGTGGATCTGTTCCTGCGCATTTGTGGATCACCTCACGCATTTATGGATTCTGAAACAGTTCTAGCGTTATGGAGATAAAATCGTTCCATTATTCCAGATAAATAGAttatgatccacaaataaatgtaaaaagattcacaaaaaataatcgtatgcacaaatgaatagaatgagatccacaaatatatgttaggagtttcacaaaaatgtattaaattcacaaatatataaaatgagatttgctaataaaaaacatattcacaaatatgttGCACAACTCTGCCTGCATTTATTTCTGAATCGCTTTCTGCGCATTTGTGAATTGCTTTTTGTGCATTTGTGGATCTCTGCACGCATTTGTggattttgaaacatttctagTGTCAGACTGcagacaaatccacaaataGGTCGACTCCACCCACCGACtacttcagccaatcagataacGGCCACATCGCACTGGCCAATCGCAGCACACTCTCCTTCTACAACCAATCACGTTTTGCTTTACAATTGTGGGCGGTCACGTTCATTATATCTATGGTCtggtcaagtcacctttatttctatagcgctttacaatgcagattgtgtcaaagcagctttacagtgataactggtatagaatttttggctgcacagcagctcttaaagaaaatagtgtcattgtccagcttaagtaaattcagtatcgattcattccgttgtaagaatcaatagttattaatttagttaatttatctatatcagcactggagtaaacagtgatgtcatcatccatctcagttcagttctcatacaagggtgtcgatgcaggcagatcaaaacactgctgaatatcaaatgtcaagtgatGGTCTCGTTGGCTTAGAAAGGAAGTATAGGGTTCTTAAACAATGGTACTCTCTCTACAACCAATCACATTTGGCTTTACAATCGGGGCGGGAACAGACTCTGAAAGGAGCTCCCTCAGCTCCTACTATGGCAAGTTTTATGCATGTGCTTGAGCGCTGATTAGGCCATGTATTATATATTGGtttattatatatgatttattatgattttcaGTTTCCCATTTTACCTGTGTGGTGTGGTGGTAATTTTCTTACTGTGGTGGTTCACCGGTTGAAGGAATGTAGAAGAAAAACCATAGTATTGGCTgtctcaatgtgtgtgtgtatgccaGTTAACCTTACTATTTGCGTGTGGACCATGTATGgcactaaatacatttttccagTAAAGCATAATAATTAAGGGGGGGCCTCACACAAAGAGCAGTCTAGGGGCCACTGACCACCGTAATCCGCCCCTGCATATGTGGGTCCGTACTCTcaggggcacagaaataaaaatcccatatgtggtaCCGCTCAAAAGGTTAATAGAGATGagcacaaaaatgaccaaatttCCTCCCGTTTGTCGCGCACCACTTGTCATGTCCCTATTCCCCACCAGTGGGGCGTGCCCCACACTTTGAGAAACGCTGGATTAAATTCTTTAATATTAGTTGTTAATTTCACATGCCAATACTATTGTAGTGCTGTGATactataaacaattttattaaatcattatgcagaaaatgttttaagttcatgcagactcacacagacatcaagaatcagcgtatgaatctcaacaatggtgataaaaaaaaaaataaaaaaaaattcagatcaactctgaacgtcacaaaacaagctactaaagctctgtgctccaaaaaaaaaaaaaaaaaaaaaaaaaaaaacggctgAAAACATTCTCTGCATAATGACTTAAAATCAGAATATCAGGTTATCATAATATGATTCCACAGTATTTCAAGGTTACAAAAAATCATATGAAATTAACAGTTAATATATTCAGAAATTTGACATTGTGATATCAGTGAATCAGGCCACTTCATGATAACTATATCATCAATAAGCAGCCAAATGTCCAAATCTTTAAACTTTAATTAGTTTCATTAAACTTGACTCCTCAAAACACATGAGAAAACTAATGACAGTACAACAGCAAAACAGAATATATGATATGAAATATGagataaaataatgtataaactacttttgtaaaacatttacaaaatagtTTTCTCTGAAAGAGCTGTTTGAGtcactgtgtttttgtgtttcttcaCAGATTTACCCACATCTACACTGACTGTGACTCCAGACAGATCTGTGTTCACTGGAGAGACAGTCAATCTGAAGTGTGAAATAAACTCTGATCACAGTGACTGGAGATATGAGTGGAATAAAGACAGTTCAAAGTTACAGACGTCTGAGCGTTACACTGTAACCAGAGACACTCTCAGTATTGTTGAAGCTGTTAAGTCTGATCAGGGTCATTACACGTGTAAAGGACTCATAGATGGAAGATCAGTTTCATCACAATCAAGCTctgctgtttctctctctgtggaGGGTGAGTTGAACATCATTGTCCTCATAAACTCTCTCTTATGATCACAAATCTGATCGAGAAACTGTGGTTTTGTTCAGAATGGAGCTGCTTACTAAATTCAGTACAGTATATTCTCTATCTGCCCATTTCTTAATAGTATGTGTGAAACAGATCACATTATGCAACAATAAATGGTTTAAactgtcacatgactgtattgCAAGTTTAAATCAGCACTCTTTTTTTCACACTCTTGACTTTAGTAAATACAGTCTGCAGTTATATGTGAATACAAAAGAACATACATGTAGGCTAGATATgaatatcagtgtttcatttagtttttaccaataattacaaacattttgatgtaattaatacaaaatgaaatgtgtgttacatagaaaacagatgttttgCATTAATGTCCACATTGAAGCTCCAATAGCAATTGGTTACTCTTTTGATAATAATTTCAGCTTTATGTGTGTCAGACACATTTTTAGAAGCACAGCAAAATCACCAGTGTTAAATTACCAACCCTGGAGTATATATGAGTCTCATCCACAGGTGTTAAAAactaacactgaagcagtgtagGATCTACTCTTTGTAGTGTCAGCTGTTGAATTGTTCATGCAGTTCATTAAATGATTCACTTTAcaagtgatgattgaccattagtgatgaacacctgctgttaatgAACAGTTTAGATACACAACTGATGTaaagtcaacacacacacaatacagcAGCTTTGGATATAATTCAACCTCTTAATACCTCATGACAGGACGATTAAAACAACTTGTTCCCATAATCACttataaaagtttgtgtgtaaaaGTTGTTCATTCAGATTTAGAGGTTTAGCTCTAGTTAAAgtcagtttgaaatgtttaaaatgtgaaGTCACCATTGTGATCAGATTTCCCTTTTGTAGGGCACTTGAACCTTGGTTtatgataaattattttaaggTCAGCCATTGCAACAGTGTTTTAACAAACTCATTTGCACAGAAGAAGCATGATGCATGCGTACcattaaagaacaaaaactatatgggaatatactgcaaaatataatgtgatatattacataatacatttccatgggaaactagtgcttatattttccaatatactgcaatatatgcattgaccatgtatggctatattgataataaaatatttagaaatgaagacaaaaacagcattaGTTTTATCCTTTATTATGTACACATtttgcacatacatgttcccatataaatgtgaatgtatgtacacacatatatacacacattcacagaatgaGTTATAGCAGATTtttaattcccagcatgctttgcatctgactgttaaaggagagtaaatgtttaaattaagtgttatttcatgtgtttttctcaatattaatatagggAAGATCTGTTAGagtttaatgttctattattttgaaatttaaaaagttttacaaactttaattagttttattaaacttgacaatattactgtgaacaagaattacatatttttttatgctaAATGTACACATTACAAAAGAAAGATTGGCTGAACTAGAAGATCCACGATGTGTCAGATGagaataaaataagtaaaaaaacaaaaaaacaaatattgttttatatgaaaatagTACTTTATAGTTAAATTGCATATATAACATAACCAGAACAGGTTATGTTCAGAAAATAAGTTGCTTTCTGCTGCTTACCCTGAAAGTTACCTCATGTTTAGAACTGAAAGTAAAGGTTATCTGTTTACTTATCCGTAAGCTTACGTGGatctgtcacatgacctgttaATACTCACCTGAGACTGAAACATTATTCTTTGGCTACATTGAAAGCACTGGGATTTCCTTCTCCAAATCTATATTATTGCTGTTCTGTTTGGTGCCACTAGAGGGAGCATCCcttcaaatcaaaataaatgacatagtttaatgtacaaaaaataaataaataaaaagactgAAGAATATGCCCAGTAACACCTATAAATGAACTCAACGCTGCATCACTGTACACTTACAGATAAACCGAAGCCAATTCTGACTGTAAAGCCTCAGAGTTCAGTGTTCACTGGAGACACAGTTACTCTCAGATGTGACATGGGACAGTCAACTGGATGGACGTTTCTCTGGAGGAAAGACGCAAACCCTGAATCCACTGATGAAGCAACTAAAACAATCAGTTCTGTGAGAGTCTCTGATGGAGGAACATACCAGTGCAGAGCAGAGAGAGGAAAATACTACACAGAGCTCAGTGATACAATTAAGATAACAGTAAGAGGTAAGTGCTCTTTCAGTTTGGAGATTTGTTTCAGTGAAAGCTAACTTtgagttttaaaataattcaaatatgaAGTGTGTTGTTTGCTCTTTTCACAGAGAGACCCAAACCTGTAGTGCGTGTTCAGCCTGATGTTCGTGTGTTCAGAGGAGAGACGGTCACTCTCACATGTGACATACAGGAGACAGGAGTCTGGCGGTACAGCTGGTATAAAGATCATTACAGCAGAAGACAAGACCAGATCTATTACAGCGCAAGACAAGACAAGAAATATAAAATCACATATGTGGATCAGTCTCATGCTGGTGTGTACAGCTGTAGAGGAACCCAGACTGAAGCCCCACAGTACTCAGAGATCAGTGATGGAGTTACACTGACAGTATCAGGTGAGTGTGTTCATCTTTCATCACAGTCACTCTCACATGTGACATACAGGGAGGAGGAAACATTCAGTGGAGATTCAGCTGGTTTAGAGATGGAAACACTCACAGTTCAGTTTCACAGCTGGTGTGTCTGATCAGTGTTTGTCTGAGGACGTGACGGAGCCGGAGCCTCCTCAAAACACATGAGAAAACTAATGACAGTACAACAGCAAAACACaatatatgatataaaatatgagataaaataatgtataaactagttttgaaaaacatttacaaaatagtTTTCCCTGAAAGAGCTGTCTTTTTGTGTTTCTTCACAGATTTACCCACACCTACACTGACTGTGACTCCAGACAGATCTGTATTCACTGGAGAGACAGTCAATCTGAAGTGTGAGATAAACTCTGATCACAGTGACTGGAGATatgagtggaataaaaacaGTTCAAAGTTACAGAGGTCTGAGCGTTACACTGTAAACAGAGACACTCTCAGTATTGTTGAAGCTGTTAAGTCTGATCAGGGTTGGTACACGTGTAAAGGACACATAGATGGAAGATCAGTTTCATCACATTCaagctctgtttctctctctgtgtcagTGACGGGTGAGTTGAACATCATTGTCCTCATAAACTCTCTACATGATCATGATCACAACCAGTCAGGGGGATTGCACCTACAATTTTATGTTGAACATAACTGGATCACAATGTCAAAGAGACAAAAGGGGGTGGGCTTattttactcaggcaaccaatcaatATCTCAGGATCACCATTGAcgctatcaagccacgccctagcaaccatatagagcaccctagcaacaagTTTCATAGACTTGCATTCAAAGAGATCAGAGGGAATATCTTCAAATCCGAATGTCATAGAGGTATGGgtgttggtttatatcattcatactgacAAGCAGCCTATTGAGTATCACCACTGACAGCTGCCatccactccctagcaaccgttCAGCAATACCtgtatctctgcatcagaacattgtAGAGAGATGGAGGTCGGCTCTTTTGGCTCATGCTAAACAAGACTTCcaacacatgctagcagtgaatagctacattcTAATAACCATTAGCTAAGTCATAAATCAGGTTAAAAACATActaagaactctataaaaacTCCATggtaaccatctgtgacaactagcaactgcatagcaacaccctaacaaccacccagggTACCCTAGCAACGCCATAGCAACCACCAAGAACTCCTCAGCAACCGCCTatcaacaccctaacaaccaccctgGATACCTTAGCAGCTACCTAGcaacatcatagcaaccacccagaacaccccaaCAACTGCCTAGCAAAGCCCTAGCAGCCACCCATAATGCTATAGgaaccacctagcaatgccttggcaaccacacagaacaccctagcaactgcctagcaaccaccccaagtaccttagcaactgcatagcaacaccctagtaaccactcagaataccttagcaactgcatagcaacaccatagcaaccacccagaacaccctagcaaccgcctagcaacaacTCAGAATACATTAGcaaaaccctagcaaccatccaggaTACCCTAGCAATGGcctagcaacatcctagcaaccatccaTGCCACCCTagcaccccaagtaccttagcaactgcatagcaacaccctagtaaccacccagaataccctagcaactgcatagcaacaccatagcaataacccagaacaccctagcaaccgccttgCAACAactcagaataccttagcaaaaCCCTAGAAACAGcctagcaacatcctagcaaccatccaTGCCACCCTCTCAAccgagtgccgagttttgccatGGCAAGCACTGCTCTAGATCTCTCTGTTCTCGTGTTCAAAACCATTTGAAGGAG
It encodes the following:
- the LOC127516307 gene encoding uncharacterized protein LOC127516307 gives rise to the protein MRLRSIRQKLQQNERMYSLKRRHCTLQPSLPSQDETVPSEWLTLIKSMRPSPENSSSIKSAVEQTFSYRRRWITTQSLTVAEIFKEYPKFLDMPTLMDIEFSKLTDGKEDFFIRKWEGSIIPKLKEIASLEKKNDIQHLLEKADNQQDDELCYTMLKILIHLLPPTASGRSVAGSKCCVNSAVSYLLEQVPAGTNVTSLLSESMKGSLKSAQPQLVSIGSLEREAQYVIVAKNDSFALPLDVESLTCAVDRLFKFFWLCNLQYPCQLTNCLTNLRQTLTYTSSVHVANTISFFVDNIQDRIRSDFKSR